One genomic region from Tripterygium wilfordii isolate XIE 37 chromosome 20, ASM1340144v1, whole genome shotgun sequence encodes:
- the LOC119986820 gene encoding uncharacterized protein LOC119986820 codes for MHVQGVKPDGNYGFRAIAVYLGLHEDAWATIRYNLIEELHIFRTQYVVIFGCDDQWTRVYNSLNFFTLDRGAPIEHWMTMSDMDLLIASKFNVILQVLSAAHSFTYFPLLSTPPPSYRHVAIAIGYVNNNYYVQVALTEGYPMPPIMPQWVHFRHDCATT; via the coding sequence CGATAGCTGTCTATCTTGGTCTTCACGAAGATGCATGGGCAACTATCCGATATAACCTAATAGAAGAGTTGCACATATTCAGAACACAGTATGTTGTAATATTTGGCTGTGATGACCAGTGGACTCGTGtttacaactcactgaacttctttACATTAGATAGAGGAGCGCCgattgagcattggatgactaTGTCAGACATGGATCTCTTAATTGCGTCAAAGTTCAATGTGATATTACAAGTTTTAAGTGCTGCACATAGCTTCACGTATTTTCCACTTCTATCTACTCCACCACCGTCGTATCGACATGTTGCTATCGCTATCGGGTACGTAAATAATAATTACTACGTCCAGGTTGCATTGACAGAGGGTTACccaatgcctcccattatgcctCAATGGGTTCACTTCAGGCATGATTGTGCAACTACATAG
- the LOC119986819 gene encoding acylsugar acyltransferase 3-like, with product MMKALSISMPESIAIYVTISNTPTISAFPKFLPDEIIYGEITRGDHVLMIQETLFSCGGIAIGVVASHKIFDATALCAFMKTWATIARDSIEGALAPDFSASSIFPQNHSFPEDLTTSALASVLYKNNMSVTKRFVFDGSILSNLNAKAASSIVPNPTHVEVASAFIVKCMLSALKKVKPCIQKSVLVGNLVNMRRRVVPQFPENSLGNFVMIALMMSKSEGEGIELCDFVHQMREAVKAINDDVVKSFEGDEGSENLCGAMKEILELSLKSVSEGMALALLIAGATLGHMKSITGGESLFGFCFPVWRKRWLSMRSILWNMMRNYSL from the coding sequence ATGATGAAGGCGCTTTCTATATCAATGCCAGAATCAATTGCAATTTATGTGACTATCTCAAACACCCCCACTATCTCAGCATTCCCCAAATTTTTGCCAGATGAGATTATTTACGGAGAAATAACTCGCGGAGATCATGTTCTAATGATTCAAGAAACTCTGTTTTCTTGTGGTGGCATTGCAATTGGTGTTGTGGCTTCGCACAAGATTTTTGATGCAACTGCTCtttgtgcgttcatgaaaaCTTGGGCTACTATCGCTCGAGATTCAATTGAAGGAGCTCTGGCTCCAGATTTTAGTGCCTCATCAATATTCCCCCAAAACCATTCATTCCCAGAAGATCTAACCACTTCAGCTTTGGCAAGTGTATTGTATAAAAATAACATGTCTGTTACAAAgaggtttgtgtttgatggATCAATCTTGAGCAATCTCAACGCCAAAGCAGCAAGCTCAATTGTGCCCAACCCGACACACGTAGAGGTTGCCTCTGCATTCATTGTTAAATGCATGCTGTCTGCATTGAAGAAGGTAAAACCATGCATCCAGAAATCAGTTTTGGTGGGAAATTTAGTGAATATGCGACGAAGGGTTGTCCCACAATTCCCAGAAAATTCTCTGGGAAACTTTGTGATGATAGCGCTCATGATGTCAAAATCAGAGGGTGAGGGAATAGAGCTATGCGATTTCGTCCACCAGATGAGGGAAGCTGTTAAGGCAATCAACGATGACGTTGTGAAGAGCTTTGAAGGAGATGAAGGATCGGAAAATCTTTGTGGGGCCATGAAAGAGATTCTTGAATTATCTTTGAAGTCTGTATCCGAAGGAATGGCTCTTGCCTTATTAATTGCTGGTGCAACTTTGGGGCACATGAAGTCGATTACGGGTGGAGAAAGCCTTTTTGGGTTCTGTTTCCCGGTGTGGCGGAAGCGGTGGCTGAGCATGCGATCAATTTTGTGGAACATGATGAGGAACTACTCTCTTTAG
- the LOC119986818 gene encoding acylsugar acyltransferase 3-like — protein sequence MMKALSISMPESIAIYVTISNTPTISAFPKFLPDEIIYGEITGGDHVLMIQETLFSYHGIAVGVVASHKIFDGTALCAFMKTWATIARDSIEGALAPDFSASSISPQNHSFLEDLTTSDLASVLYKNNMSVTKRFVFDGSILSNLKAKAASSIVPNPTRVEVASAFIVKCMMSALKKVKPCIQKSVLVANLVNMPRRAVPQFAENSLGNFLMIALMMSESEDEGIKLCDFVRQMREAVKAINGDIGKR from the coding sequence ATGATGAAGGCGCTTTCTATATCAATGCCAGAATCAATTGCAATTTATGTGACTATCTCAAACACCCCCACTATCTCAGCATTCCCCAAATTTTTGCCAGATGAGATTATTTATGGAGAAATAACTGGCGGAGATCATGTTCTAATGATTCAAGAAACTCTGTTTTCTTATCATGGCATTGCAGTTGGTGTTGTGGCTTCGCACAAGATTTTTGATGGAACTGCTCtttgtgcgttcatgaaaaCTTGGGCTACTATCGCTCGAGATTCAATTGAAGGAGCTCTGGCTCCAGATTTTAGTGCCTCATCAATATCCCCCCAAAACCATTCATTCCTAGAAGATCTAACCACCTCAGATTTAGCAAGTGTCTTGTATAAAAATAACATGTCTGTTACAAAgaggtttgtgtttgatggATCGATCTTGAGCAATCTCAAAGCCAAAGCAGCAAGCTCAATTGTGCCCAACCCGACTCGCGTAGAGGTTGCCTCTGCATTCATTGTTAAATGCATGATGTCTGCATTGAAGAAGGTAAAACCATGTATCCAAAAATCAGTTTTGGTGGCAAATTTAGTGAATATGCCACGAAGGGCTGTCCCACAATTCGCTGAAAATTCCCTGGGGAACTTTTTGATGATAGCGCTCATGATGTCAGAATCAGAGGATGAGGGAATAAAGTTGTGCGATTTCGTCCGCCAGATGAGGGAAGCTGTTAAGGCAATCAACGGTGACATTGGCAAGAGATAA
- the LOC119986796 gene encoding 7-ethoxycoumarin O-deethylase-like — protein sequence MLSHLNFENDEISGAILAIPVLIISVLLWIFLIKKSRTKVAPLPPGPRGLPIIGYLPFLGTHLHHTFAKLAQIYGPIYKLKLGNKLYVVISSPSLAKQVVRDQDSIFANRDPPVSVKVAAFVGNDITWLPLGPDWRKMRKVFVRELLSSTSLDACYSLRKQEVEKSIKNVHGKAGECLDFGELAFGTLFNIIMNILWGGTLQGEEGTKVTAEFRKAVAELMVIMGEANVSDFFPFLARFDLQGVERRTRKVGVWIEDIVNFIIEKHMSSNIAVKEDGVGKKKGRDFLQLVLELQERNDPATSITMNQAKGMLVDVLIGGTGDTATVVEWAMAEMMMSPHIMKKVQQELDEVVGVNNSVEEFHLPKLLYLDAVVKETSRLHPAVPTLVPRCPSSSATVGGFTIPRGTQVFLNVWAIQRDPELWDNPLEFRPERFLNGEDCKLDFSGNNCKYLPFGSGRRICAGVPLAEKMLMYLLASWLQSFDWKLPPGEELELSEKSGIIVKKARPLIVIPTPRLQNPEH from the exons ATGTTGAGCCATCTGAACTTTGAGAACGATGAAATTTCCGGAGCGATTTTGGCCATTCCTGTCCTGATTATTTCAGTACTGTTATGGATCTTCTTGATCAAGAAATCAAGAACCAAAGTCGCTCCTCTACCACCAGGTCCTCGAGGATTACCAATAATCGGGTACCTCCCCTTTCTTGGTACCCATCTCCACCACACATTCGCAAAATTGGCACAAATCTACGGCCCcatctacaagctcaagctcgGGAACAAACTCTACGTTGTGATTAGCTCGCCATCATTAGCAAAACAGGTGGTTCGTGACCAAGACTCGATCTTTGCAAACCGAGATCCACCAGTCTCAGTAAAAGTTGCAGCCTTTGTTGGAAACGACATTACCTGGCTACCGTTAGGTCCTGATTGGAGAAAGATGCGCAAGGTGTTTGTGCGAGAGCTGTTGAGCAGTACAAGTCTTGATGCTTGTTACAGTTTGAGAAAACAAGAGGTGGAGAAGAGTATAAAGAATGTTCATGGCAAAGCAGGGGAGTGTCTGGATTTTGGTGAACTGGCTTTTGGGACTTTGTTTAATATTATCATGAACATACTGTGGGGAGGAACATTACAAGGAGAGGAGGGGACGAAAGTCACAGCGGAGTTTCGAAAGGCTGTGGCGGAACTCATGGTGATAATGGGGGAGGCAAATGTTTCGGATTTTTTTCCGTTTCTTGCAAGATTTGATCTACAGGGTGTGGAGAGGAGAACGAGAAAAGTAGGTGTCTGGATAGAAGATATTGTTAATTTTATAATCGAGAAACACATGAGCTCCAATATTGCTGTGAAAGAAGATGGAgtaggaaaaaagaaaggaagggaTTTCTTGCAACTTGTGCTAGAGCTTCAAGAACGTAACGATCCTGCTACATCAATTACCATGAACCAAGCTAAGGGCATGCTAGTA GACGTTTTGATCGGTGGAACGGGGGACACAGCAACCGTGGTTGAGTGGGCAATGGCAGAGATGATGATGTCTCCACATATAATGAAAAAGGTACAGCAGGAATTGGATGAAGTCGTTGGTGTGAACAACTCTGTCGAAGAGTTCCACTTACCCAAACTACTCTATTTGGATGCTGTAGTGAAGGAAACAAGCCGCTTGCACCCTGCAGTACCAACGCTAGTACCACGTTGTCCAAGCTCGTCCGCCACAGTTGGCGGATTCACCATTCCAAGGGGTACTCAAGTTTTCTTGAACGTATGGGCTATCCAAAGAGACCCCGAACTTTGGGACAACCCCTTAGAATTTAGGCCTGAGAGGTTTTTGAATGGTGAAGATTGCAAATTGGATTTCTCTGGTAATAATTGTAAGTATCTTCCGTTTGGTTCAGGGAGGAGGATTTGCGCTGGGGTTCCCTTAGCAGAGAAGATGCTGATGTATTTGCTGGCTTCATGGTTGCAATCTTTTGACTGGAAGTTACCGCCAGGCGAAGAGCTCGAATTATCAGAAAAATCAGGGATTATTGTGAAGAAGGCGAGGCCATTGATTGTTATTCCAACACCGCGGCTTCAAAATCCAGAACATTAA